The sequence below is a genomic window from Proteus vulgaris.
CACAACGAACAGAAAACCAAGCTAACCAGCAGCGAGAAAAACTTCAACGTTTTACGGCGCGATATAACCGGCTTATTGAGCAAGTTCAGCAAGGAGAATCAGATTATCTCAAGGCAAAAGGGTTACACGGTTTTGAGATGGATTTATTGCCGGACGGTTCTCTTATCATTCCATTAGTGGATGCTGGCGGTGTTATTACAGCCGCACAAACCATTAAACCCAATGGCGATAAACGGTTGTTACTCGATAGTGCGAAGAATGGCAGTTACTACCCTATTAATGAACCTGTAAGCATTTCTACGGTAATTATTACCGAGGGATTAGCTACTGCTATGACGTGCCATATACTCAATCCTGAAGCCTATGCAGTGGCAGCAATTGATGCGGGTAATTTAATTCATGTGGCTAAGGTAATGCGGAGTAAATACCCAGAGAGCAAGATTATCATTGCAGGGGATAACGATATTAAGCCCGACCAACCAAACACGGGAAAGCTTGCGGCTGAGAAAGCAGCTAAGGTAGTTAATGGTATTGCGGTTTTACCGCCTACTACTGATGATAAAGCCGATTGGGATGATTACCGTCTATCACACGGTATTGAGGCAGCAAAACAGGTGTTTAGTGCTGAGTTGGCTCAACAGGAAGGTAACGTAGTGAAAAAGGACAACGTGATCCGCATCGATGCGAAAAAGAAAATCAAAACTCACGATGATTTAGTCCCCTTTTTTGATAAACGACACGGTGGTTTGTATTACATCGAACGTAAGCAAAACAATACGACGGGTGACATTGACGAAAAAGAAACATGGTTTTCGGATGAAATGGAGACGGTAGGCATTGGCTCTGATGGGAAAGACAGTTATTTAGTTATTCAGATGAGGCAGGAAGGTAGCAACCGTATTATCTATGAAGCTATTCCAAGGCGTGAGCTAGGCTCACCTCAAGGATGGGGGCGATTGCGCTCACGGGGTGTCAATATCACCACGAAGCGTGGTCAATTAGATTTGTTGGCGAACTATCTTCAACGAAAAGGAAAGCGCGACGAATGGACAATCACACATACTGCGGGTTGGCATGATGGGGCATACGTGATGCCAGATGGTCACATTATTGGTAGACCTAGCCGTCCTGTTGCCTTTTGTGGTGGAACGTCTGCTGTTGCGGGCTATATCGTCAGGGGAACGGCTGAAAGCTGGCGAAAGAATGTCGGTAATTTAATGAAAGGCAACCAATCGATGATTTTAGGTGGATTAGTCGCCTTAGCTGCGCCACTAAACTCTCTATCAGGGGGTAGCTCGTTTGGTATTCATTTATTTGCTCAATCCTCCGCAGGGAAAACCACTACGGTAGAAGCCGCCTCAAGTATTTACGGTGTACCCGATGAACTGAAATTAACATGGGATGCGACAAAGTACGGGCTAACGATTGAAGCCGCTTCACGAAATGATGGGTTTATGCCGATTGACGAAATTGGACAGGGTAACGATGTGCGGCATGTAGCAGGAAGTGCCTACAGCTTATTCAATGGTACGGGGCGCATCCAAGGCAATAAAGATGGCGGAAACAAAGCTATTTTACGTTGGGCTATTGTGGCGTTATCAACGGGTGAGGAAGATTTTGAAACATACCTCATTCGTCATGGTGTCACCCCAAAAGCGGGGCAGTTAGTGCGGCTGGTCAGCGTGCCATTTACTGATACTGTCGAGTTTCACAGTCTTGATGATGGTGATTTGCATTCACGCGCCATCAAACGCGCATCAACGCAGCATTGTGGGGCAGTTGGTCGAGCATGGATTGAGTATCTCGCCAATAATCAGGATATCGCCAACCAGAAAGTGACCTTCAAAGAACATGAATGGTTATCAAGTTTACCTGAAGATTCGTCGTCACAGGTTAAGCGAGTCGCCACACGTTTTGCCATGCTGGACGCCACTGCTGAGTTATCAACGTCAATCACTGGCTGGGATGTAGCGGAGTGTAGTCGTTTTATCCGTAATAGTTTCAATGAGTGGCTGGAGAACTACGGAACGGGTAACCGCGAAAAATACCAAGTCGTCAAACGGGCAAGGGATTTTATTCAACGCTATGGATTAACCCGTTTTCAACCCTACACCTACGGCAAACGTAACGGAGATTTAGACCGAACTTACGCTGGGAGGATAACAAATCTTGCTGGCTATTTAGTTTCGGGGCGCAGAGAGGATGGCAAGAACGAATATCACATAATCCCGTCCGTGTTCGAAGATGAAATACTCTCAGGTATTCAAAAGAAACTGGGGGCGGAGGCACTCGACGAGGTAGGTATTTTAGTCAGACCAGAATCAGGGCGTGTAGACGGTAAAACTATCAGCATCAATGGCAGCCAACAGCGATTTGTTGTCTTAATTGATAGCGAGGAGGAATAGCCTACCAGAACAAAGTTTCCGTGATGAATCAAAAACGTTGGGATAAGTGGGATAACGGGATAAGAAATAAAAAGAATAATAAAATTAATTGGTTAAGTTATCTCTATTTATCCCATGTTATCCCAAGTTATCCCAAATGAAATGATGCTGAATTGTTATAAGTGTTAATAAAAAAGCAAAGTTATCCCAAAAATAAAAAGTTTGGGATAAGAAAATAGGGTGTTTGGGATAAGTTAACCTTATGAAATTAAATAGAAATAAGCAACTTATCCCGTTATCCCAAAGAAAAATCGTTTTTTGTATATATAGCGATATTTAAATGACCACTAAAACACTGGCGCTAAAACGACAAAATCCCCCAGCGACGAATACACCAAAAAGCATATAAGATAAAACGCCACAGTAACTTAACTCCTTTGGGTTTGATCTATTTGTGAACAGCACGAATAAGTAGCCATTGATATGGTAGATATTCATATTCGAGCCAGCTATTAGGGGAAAATTGTGTTGAGTTCGTGAGGCAAGTAATCATAGGGGGAGTTACAGCGTGAATGCGTAAATATTGATGATTAAATGAGCTGTACGTACACATGTAGAGGTCGTAAATATTTGACAATTTAGTGACATGCAAATAATGATGATTTATGTACATCGTAGAGAGTGCTAATGTAGATAGAATTATTTGATTTTAGAGTGATAAATAAATTGGAAAATGTAAATTTCTATCCTTGGGTTGGCTCTAATTATGAAAATAGTATGTTTGGTATAAAAATACTCATACTTGGTGAGTCTCATTACGCCGAA
It includes:
- a CDS encoding DUF927 domain-containing protein; the protein is MKLKANGQWQTILSNLGAEVPLNKHTACPHCGGKDRFRFDDKDGNGTFICNQCGSGDGLDLVQRVLGVSVTEAAKAVADIIGIDTRSANPPVCCNDDVKAQQEAQRAQRTENQANQQREKLQRFTARYNRLIEQVQQGESDYLKAKGLHGFEMDLLPDGSLIIPLVDAGGVITAAQTIKPNGDKRLLLDSAKNGSYYPINEPVSISTVIITEGLATAMTCHILNPEAYAVAAIDAGNLIHVAKVMRSKYPESKIIIAGDNDIKPDQPNTGKLAAEKAAKVVNGIAVLPPTTDDKADWDDYRLSHGIEAAKQVFSAELAQQEGNVVKKDNVIRIDAKKKIKTHDDLVPFFDKRHGGLYYIERKQNNTTGDIDEKETWFSDEMETVGIGSDGKDSYLVIQMRQEGSNRIIYEAIPRRELGSPQGWGRLRSRGVNITTKRGQLDLLANYLQRKGKRDEWTITHTAGWHDGAYVMPDGHIIGRPSRPVAFCGGTSAVAGYIVRGTAESWRKNVGNLMKGNQSMILGGLVALAAPLNSLSGGSSFGIHLFAQSSAGKTTTVEAASSIYGVPDELKLTWDATKYGLTIEAASRNDGFMPIDEIGQGNDVRHVAGSAYSLFNGTGRIQGNKDGGNKAILRWAIVALSTGEEDFETYLIRHGVTPKAGQLVRLVSVPFTDTVEFHSLDDGDLHSRAIKRASTQHCGAVGRAWIEYLANNQDIANQKVTFKEHEWLSSLPEDSSSQVKRVATRFAMLDATAELSTSITGWDVAECSRFIRNSFNEWLENYGTGNREKYQVVKRARDFIQRYGLTRFQPYTYGKRNGDLDRTYAGRITNLAGYLVSGRREDGKNEYHIIPSVFEDEILSGIQKKLGAEALDEVGILVRPESGRVDGKTISINGSQQRFVVLIDSEEE